In Methanothermus fervidus DSM 2088, a single genomic region encodes these proteins:
- a CDS encoding thiol-driven fumarate reductase, flavoprotein subunit (COGs: COG1053 Succinate dehydrogenase/fumarate reductase flavoprotein subunit~InterPro IPR015939: IPR003953: IPR004112: IPR013027~KEGG: mth:MTH1502 succinate dehydrogenase flavoprotein subunit~PFAM: fumarate reductase/succinate dehydrogenase flavoprotein domain protein~PRIAM: L-aspartate oxidase~SPTR: O27546 Succinate dehydrogenase, flavoprotein subunit~PFAM: domain; FAD binding domain~TIGRFAM: L-aspartate oxidase), which yields MESEIIECDVLIIGSGGAGCRAAIEVSENGLEPLIVSKGLSFKSGCTGMAEGGYNAVLGTVDPDDSFEAHYIDTIKGGSFLNDSKLVEILVKEAPKRLIDLENYGAIFDRKESGEIDQRPFGGQSYRRTCYHGDRTGLEIITALKEEIIRREIQTMDEIMITSLIVEDGVAKGVLGLNLKNSETIAFKSKSIILATGGAGNLYPITSNPVQKCGDGYALAWNAGADLLDMEQVQFHPTGMVYPESMRGVLVTEAVRAEGGILLNKNGERFMKKYDQRMELATRDVVSRAIYTEIMEGRGTEHGGVYLDVTHLPAKVIEEKLESMFIQFKDVGIDIREEPMEVAPTAHHFMGGVRIDEWCRTNIKNLFAAGEVAGGVHGANRLGGNALAETQVFGKRAGEAAAKNAIKNDTNLNKTQIEEEEYKIKSMVKDGNISPTKLKEKLQKTMWENVSIIRNKDGLKSALKDINEIQIKMDDVYVPETSGFNKYLQEVIELRNMITVAKLVIKSALIRKESRGAHFREDYPQRKDNWQKSIVMNKNYGVKFIKRKFKKFT from the coding sequence ATGGAAAGCGAAATAATTGAATGCGACGTCTTAATTATAGGTTCCGGAGGAGCAGGGTGCAGAGCAGCCATAGAAGTATCAGAAAATGGTTTAGAACCATTAATAGTATCTAAAGGATTATCATTTAAATCAGGATGTACAGGAATGGCTGAAGGTGGTTACAACGCAGTATTAGGCACTGTAGATCCAGATGATAGTTTTGAAGCTCATTATATAGATACAATAAAAGGAGGAAGTTTTTTAAATGATTCTAAGCTTGTTGAAATACTTGTAAAAGAAGCTCCAAAACGTTTGATAGATCTTGAAAATTATGGTGCAATATTTGACCGTAAAGAATCAGGTGAAATTGACCAAAGACCATTTGGAGGACAAAGCTATAGAAGAACATGTTATCATGGAGATAGAACCGGATTAGAAATAATAACTGCATTAAAAGAAGAAATAATAAGACGTGAAATTCAAACAATGGATGAAATAATGATAACATCGTTAATAGTTGAAGATGGGGTTGCCAAAGGTGTGTTAGGATTAAATTTAAAAAATTCAGAGACTATTGCTTTTAAATCGAAATCTATAATTTTAGCTACCGGTGGAGCAGGAAATCTGTATCCAATAACTTCAAACCCTGTTCAAAAATGTGGTGATGGCTATGCACTCGCTTGGAATGCTGGAGCAGATTTATTAGACATGGAACAAGTTCAATTTCATCCAACAGGCATGGTTTATCCAGAATCTATGCGTGGAGTTCTTGTTACTGAAGCTGTAAGGGCTGAAGGAGGAATACTTCTCAATAAAAATGGTGAAAGATTTATGAAAAAATATGATCAAAGAATGGAGTTGGCAACAAGAGATGTTGTTTCAAGGGCCATCTATACTGAGATTATGGAAGGACGAGGTACAGAACATGGTGGGGTTTATCTCGATGTTACGCATCTTCCAGCAAAAGTCATTGAGGAAAAATTAGAAAGCATGTTTATTCAATTCAAAGATGTTGGTATAGATATTCGTGAGGAACCTATGGAGGTTGCTCCAACAGCACACCATTTTATGGGTGGAGTTAGAATCGATGAATGGTGTCGAACAAATATAAAAAATCTTTTTGCTGCAGGTGAAGTTGCTGGAGGAGTACATGGTGCCAACAGGCTTGGTGGAAATGCACTAGCTGAAACACAAGTCTTTGGTAAAAGAGCTGGTGAAGCAGCTGCAAAGAATGCAATAAAAAATGATACAAATCTAAATAAAACACAAATTGAGGAAGAAGAATACAAAATTAAATCAATGGTTAAAGATGGTAATATATCTCCAACTAAATTAAAAGAAAAATTACAGAAGACTATGTGGGAAAATGTTTCTATAATAAGAAATAAAGATGGTCTTAAATCAGCATTAAAAGATATAAATGAAATTCAAATTAAAATGGACGATGTTTATGTACCTGAAACTTCTGGTTTCAATAAATATTTACAAGAAGTAATTGAATTAAGAAATATGATTACAGTGGCTAAATTAGTGATAAAATCTGCACTCATAAGGAAAGAGAGCCGTGGTGCGCATTTTAGAGAAGATTATCCTCAAAGAAAAGATAATTGGCAAAAAAGTATTGTTATGAATAAAAACTATGGTGTTAAATTTATAAAGAGAAAATTTAAAAAATTTACCTAG
- a CDS encoding orotidine-5'-phosphate decarboxylase (COGs: COG0284 Orotidine-5'-phosphate decarboxylase~InterPro IPR011060: IPR018089: IPR001754: IPR013785: IPR 014732~KEGG: msi:Msm_1617 orotidine-5'-phosphate decarboxylase, PyrF~PFAM: Orotidine 5'-phosphate decarboxylase~SPTR: A5UNP4 Orotidine 5'-phosphate decarboxylase~TIGRFAM: orotidine 5'-phosphate decarboxylase~PFAM: Orotidine 5'-phosphate decarboxylase / HUMPS family~TIGRFAM: orotidine 5'-phosphate decarboxylase, subfamily 1): MVIKLKIKNKLIFAADLDNLDEVNNILNQISNLINTVKIGYPLVLSEGIECISKFKNLGYNVIADFKVADIPATNKKICKITFEKGADAIIVHGFVGKDSVKACKDIAKKMNKELFLVVDMSHPGSRQFLEKNSKEIAKIGLELGIKNYVLPSTKPKIGLEIRKILGDEAFVISPGIGVQGGEIKKTLKFADAIIVGRSIYQSKDPMTTTKKLINHINLAIS, translated from the coding sequence TTGGTGATAAAATTGAAAATAAAAAATAAACTCATATTTGCAGCTGATTTGGATAATTTAGATGAAGTAAATAACATTTTAAATCAAATATCAAATTTAATTAACACTGTAAAAATTGGATATCCATTAGTTTTATCAGAAGGTATAGAATGTATATCCAAATTTAAAAATTTAGGTTATAATGTAATTGCAGATTTCAAGGTGGCAGATATCCCAGCAACAAATAAAAAAATATGTAAAATAACTTTTGAAAAAGGTGCGGATGCTATAATTGTCCATGGTTTTGTTGGTAAAGATAGTGTGAAGGCGTGTAAAGACATTGCAAAAAAAATGAATAAAGAATTATTTTTAGTTGTTGACATGTCACATCCAGGATCAAGACAGTTTTTAGAAAAAAACTCTAAAGAAATAGCTAAAATAGGATTAGAATTAGGAATAAAAAATTATGTTTTACCATCTACAAAACCAAAAATTGGATTAGAAATACGTAAAATTCTTGGAGATGAAGCATTTGTAATATCTCCTGGGATAGGAGTACAGGGAGGTGAAATAAAAAAAACATTAAAATTTGCTGATGCAATTATAGTGGGTAGGAGTATCTACCAATCAAAAGATCCAATGACAACCACAAAAAAATTAATTAATCATATAAATTTAGCTATTTCATAA
- a CDS encoding conserved hypothetical protein (KEGG: msi:Msm_1616 hypothetical protein~SPTR: A5UNP3 Conserved hypothetical membrane protein Msm_1616) yields the protein MLIEALIYPISGFLMKISDDAWDMHRNYDVSIIAGIICGILLGILVTVSSDAAQIFFGIFLGTLLAGKVDSPPHFFTAIIFLLVVFILGMPSLSIFMLICALAAYMDEIWHENSVYFKNILIKKLFEYRCVLKIVVGILAFINVFQLETFFYFLLFEISYEIAKFI from the coding sequence ATGTTGATAGAAGCATTGATTTACCCTATAAGTGGTTTTTTAATGAAAATTTCTGATGATGCTTGGGACATGCATAGGAATTATGATGTGAGTATAATTGCTGGAATAATCTGTGGAATATTATTAGGAATTTTGGTCACTGTGAGCAGTGATGCAGCTCAAATTTTTTTTGGCATATTTCTGGGTACACTTCTCGCAGGTAAAGTAGATTCACCTCCACATTTTTTCACAGCCATAATATTTTTATTAGTTGTATTTATACTTGGCATGCCTTCATTAAGCATTTTCATGTTAATTTGTGCATTAGCAGCATATATGGATGAAATATGGCATGAAAATTCAGTGTATTTTAAAAACATTCTCATTAAAAAATTATTTGAATATAGATGTGTATTAAAAATAGTTGTAGGGATCCTGGCTTTCATCAATGTTTTCCAGCTTGAAACATTTTTTTACTTTTTATTATTTGAAATATCTTATGAAATAGCTAAATTTATATGA
- a CDS encoding deoxyhypusine synthase (COGs: COG1899 Deoxyhypusine synthase~InterPro IPR002773~KEGG: mth:MTH127 deoxyhypusine synthase~PFAM: deoxyhypusine synthase~PRIAM: Deoxyhypusine synthase~SPTR: O26230 Probable deoxyhypusine synthase~TIGRFAM: deoxyhypusine synthase~PFAM: Deoxyhypusine synthase~TIGRFAM: deoxyhypusine synthase), with translation MRITHMKIFPKMKVSDLINEMGKSRVLGAGKVYKAAKILRKMFNDKDMNVFLSLAGPLVPGGMRQIIADLVKQGKIDVIISSGANLTHDLLEAFGGAHYRGKGFDDKKLRKKSIGRIGDIYTKSDDFEIFEEKINIIFKKIAKKKKIISIRELLYEIGKYLDDKNSIIKNATEKNVPIYSPGIIDSMIGLQLWMFTQENELHLDAVADMHHLSDVVFSSKKIGAIILGGGLPKHYTIASTILRGGIDAGIQITTDRGEGGSLSGAPLEEAISWGKARANADLVTVVGDVTIIFPLLVAAAIDEG, from the coding sequence TTGCGAATTACACATATGAAAATTTTTCCTAAAATGAAAGTTTCTGATTTAATTAATGAAATGGGTAAGTCTCGTGTTCTGGGTGCCGGAAAGGTTTATAAAGCCGCAAAAATTTTGCGTAAGATGTTTAATGATAAAGACATGAATGTATTTTTAAGTTTAGCTGGTCCACTTGTTCCTGGAGGCATGAGACAAATAATAGCTGATCTTGTAAAACAAGGAAAAATAGATGTAATTATAAGTAGTGGTGCAAACCTGACTCACGATCTTCTTGAGGCATTTGGCGGTGCACACTATCGTGGTAAAGGTTTTGATGATAAAAAATTAAGAAAAAAAAGCATAGGGAGAATAGGTGATATATATACAAAATCAGATGATTTTGAAATTTTTGAAGAAAAAATAAACATTATATTCAAAAAAATAGCAAAAAAGAAAAAAATAATATCAATTAGAGAATTGTTGTATGAGATAGGGAAATATCTGGATGATAAAAATTCAATAATAAAAAATGCCACAGAAAAAAATGTTCCAATTTATTCTCCAGGTATAATTGACAGCATGATTGGACTTCAACTGTGGATGTTCACACAAGAAAATGAGTTACATCTAGATGCTGTGGCTGATATGCATCACCTTTCAGATGTTGTATTCAGTTCTAAAAAAATAGGAGCAATAATACTTGGTGGAGGACTTCCAAAACATTATACAATAGCTTCAACAATATTAAGAGGCGGTATAGATGCAGGAATACAAATAACAACTGATAGAGGTGAAGGAGGTAGTCTTAGCGGTGCACCATTAGAAGAAGCAATATCCTGGGGTAAAGCAAGGGCAAATGCAGATTTGGTTACAGTAGTTGGAGATGTAACGATAATATTTCCTCTATTGGTTGCTGCAGCAATTGACGAGGGTTAA
- a CDS encoding putative signal transduction protein with CBS domains (COGs: COG2524 transcriptional regulator protein~InterPro IPR000644: IPR005104: IPR016436~KEGG: mth:MTH126 inosine-5'-monophosphate dehydrogenase related protein VII~PFAM: Protein of unknown function DUF293; CBS domain containing protein~SMART: CBS domain containing protein~SPTR: O26229 Inosine-5'-monophosphate dehydrogenase related protein VII~PFAM: Domain of unknown function; CBS domain), producing MLTSIQKEILQTLVQLYHDSKGRSIKGEEIASKLNRNPGTIRNQMQALRSLGLVKGVPGPRGGYKPTIKAYYELNIPVIEKGVKVPIYKNGREVENLSVLKIEFTSIPHPGECEAVIKVMGDIKKLELGDKIRVGPTPVNKLTIDGIVVGRDDLDNVILLDTESIRSIPKKKVIEVGSQKLITLKPEMDVRTAAKILSENKIDGAPVVSKGKVVGIVTLTDIVNSVAKKKEKCKISEIMSKRVITVEKDTNIYDAINIMTENNIGRLIIVDNGKPVGIVTRTDILTLIAGLKS from the coding sequence ATGCTCACATCTATACAAAAAGAAATTCTTCAAACATTAGTACAATTATATCATGATTCAAAAGGTAGATCCATTAAGGGTGAGGAAATAGCATCAAAATTAAATCGTAATCCTGGAACAATAAGGAATCAAATGCAAGCTTTACGTAGTTTAGGATTGGTTAAAGGAGTTCCTGGACCTAGGGGTGGTTATAAACCAACTATAAAAGCTTATTATGAATTAAATATTCCTGTAATTGAGAAGGGTGTAAAAGTACCAATTTACAAAAATGGTAGAGAAGTTGAGAACTTATCAGTGTTAAAAATTGAATTTACAAGTATACCACATCCTGGCGAATGTGAAGCTGTTATAAAAGTAATGGGAGATATAAAAAAATTAGAACTTGGAGATAAAATTAGAGTAGGACCAACACCTGTAAATAAATTAACAATAGATGGAATTGTTGTAGGCAGAGATGACTTAGACAATGTAATATTATTAGACACTGAGAGTATCAGAAGTATTCCAAAGAAAAAAGTTATTGAGGTAGGATCACAAAAATTAATAACATTAAAACCAGAAATGGATGTAAGAACTGCTGCAAAAATTTTATCAGAGAATAAAATAGATGGTGCTCCAGTTGTATCAAAAGGCAAGGTAGTAGGTATAGTAACATTGACAGACATTGTTAATTCGGTGGCAAAGAAAAAAGAAAAATGTAAAATCTCAGAAATAATGTCTAAAAGAGTTATAACAGTTGAAAAAGATACGAACATCTATGATGCAATAAATATAATGACTGAAAATAATATTGGAAGACTCATTATTGTAGATAATGGAAAACCTGTTGGCATTGTAACCCGAACTGATATATTAACATTGATAGCCGGTCTTAAGTCATAA
- a CDS encoding protein of unknown function DUF59 (COGs: COG2151 metal-sulfur cluster biosynthetic protein~InterPro IPR002744~KEGG: mth:MTH1664 hypothetical protein~PFAM: protein of unknown function DUF59~SPTR: O27700 Conserved protein~PFAM: Domain of unknown function DUF59), with amino-acid sequence MSNLKDRVREALTKVADPHMGINIVDMGLIENIEIIKDNKTIAKVTIKPTNPACMSAAKMAMDAKQMVENVEGVDKAEIIVTGHLMSDVINEMVNKE; translated from the coding sequence ATGTCAAATTTAAAGGATAGAGTCAGAGAGGCATTAACAAAAGTTGCAGACCCTCACATGGGGATTAATATAGTAGATATGGGGCTTATAGAGAATATAGAAATAATAAAAGACAATAAAACTATTGCAAAGGTCACAATAAAACCTACGAATCCTGCATGCATGAGCGCTGCAAAAATGGCAATGGATGCAAAACAAATGGTTGAAAATGTTGAAGGTGTCGATAAAGCAGAAATAATAGTCACTGGCCATTTAATGAGCGATGTCATCAACGAAATGGTCAATAAAGAATAA
- a CDS encoding adenylate kinase (COGs: COG2019 adenylate kinase~KEGG: mth:MTH1663 adenylate kinase~SPTR: O27699 Adenylate kinase homolog MTH_1663~PFAM: ATPase family associated with various cellular activities (AAA)), whose product MSSTKWSIKNNFYVAVVGVPGVGKTTICKKVSKKINLPYINYGDLMLEIAKRKKLAGDDKELFSLDIDTQRKIWEEAAIRIRKIDAAMIDLHGVDQSPIGYIISLPINYIVPKLIILVESEPGQILLQRKTDTKMRIKDTLKTLKEHINILRISMIICSSMLGSKLYILKNIKLEESVKEMAWVIEKEKDIYEKCKM is encoded by the coding sequence ATGTCATCAACGAAATGGTCAATAAAGAATAATTTTTATGTGGCTGTTGTTGGAGTACCTGGAGTTGGCAAAACTACTATCTGTAAGAAAGTTTCAAAAAAAATAAATCTACCATATATAAATTATGGAGATCTAATGTTAGAAATCGCAAAAAGAAAAAAATTAGCAGGGGACGATAAAGAACTTTTTAGTTTGGACATTGATACACAACGTAAAATATGGGAAGAAGCTGCTATTAGAATTAGGAAAATAGATGCAGCGATGATTGACCTACATGGAGTTGACCAATCGCCAATAGGTTATATAATTTCATTACCAATCAATTATATTGTTCCAAAATTAATAATATTGGTTGAATCAGAACCTGGCCAAATATTGTTACAGAGGAAAACAGACACAAAAATGAGGATAAAAGATACATTAAAGACTTTAAAGGAACATATAAATATATTAAGAATTTCAATGATCATATGTTCTTCAATGCTTGGAAGTAAGTTATATATATTAAAAAATATTAAACTTGAGGAGTCTGTTAAGGAAATGGCATGGGTTATAGAAAAAGAAAAAGATATATATGAGAAATGTAAGATGTGA
- a CDS encoding anthranilate phosphoribosyltransferase (COGs: COG0547 Anthranilate phosphoribosyltransferase~InterPro IPR000312: IPR017459: IPR005940~KEGG: mth:MTH1661 anthranilate phosphoribosyltransferase~PFAM: glycosyl transferase family 3; Glycosyl transferase, family 3-like~PRIAM: Anthranilate phosphoribosyltransferase~SPTR: P26925 Anthranilate phosphoribosyltransferase~TIGRFAM: anthranilate phosphoribosyltransferase~PFAM: Glycosyl transferase family, a/b domain; Glycosyl transferase family, helical bundle domain~TIGRFAM: anthranilate phosphoribosyltransferase) translates to MRKYLKKIVSNKSLTESEAYECMLQILSGKSDDILIAAFLASLATKGESSNEISGFAKAMREQSIPIKIPNNLKVVDSCGTGGDRFKTFNISTAAAIVASAAGVPIAKHGNRSVTSKCGSADILEAAGVKLNLPPEKVSKCIEKIGIGFIFAQEYHPAMKNVMPIRQKLGIRTVFNILGPLTSPARAPIQLLGVFDPKYVEKIANALKKLGSERSMVIHGFDENGNPAIDEISNAGLTLAAILDDGKIKIKELYPEDFGVERREIKLIEAPNSIDKSLKIFYDVLKGKDDTEKEKARLEVTLINTSALLYLAGTVKDFEEGTEIAREIVKEGKALKKLKEFVKFTNEI, encoded by the coding sequence ATGAGAAAGTACCTTAAGAAAATAGTTTCAAATAAATCTCTAACAGAAAGTGAGGCATATGAGTGCATGCTACAAATTTTGTCTGGAAAATCAGATGATATCTTAATAGCAGCATTTTTAGCTAGTTTAGCAACAAAAGGAGAATCTTCAAATGAAATATCAGGATTTGCAAAAGCCATGAGAGAACAATCCATACCTATAAAAATACCTAATAATTTAAAAGTCGTTGATAGTTGTGGAACAGGTGGAGATAGATTCAAAACATTTAATATAAGTACTGCAGCTGCTATAGTAGCCTCTGCAGCCGGTGTTCCAATTGCAAAACATGGTAATAGAAGTGTCACAAGTAAATGTGGCAGTGCTGATATATTAGAAGCTGCTGGAGTAAAACTAAACCTACCACCTGAAAAAGTGTCTAAATGTATCGAAAAAATAGGGATAGGATTTATTTTTGCTCAAGAATACCATCCTGCAATGAAAAATGTAATGCCAATAAGACAAAAACTAGGGATAAGAACCGTATTTAATATTTTAGGCCCACTTACATCTCCTGCAAGAGCCCCTATTCAACTTTTAGGAGTTTTTGATCCAAAATATGTAGAAAAAATTGCTAATGCATTGAAAAAATTAGGCTCAGAAAGATCAATGGTTATACATGGTTTTGATGAAAACGGAAATCCGGCTATAGATGAAATTTCTAATGCAGGCTTGACACTTGCGGCAATTTTAGATGATGGAAAAATTAAAATTAAAGAATTATATCCTGAAGATTTTGGTGTAGAAAGAAGAGAAATAAAATTAATAGAAGCTCCAAATAGTATTGATAAAAGTTTAAAAATATTTTATGATGTATTAAAAGGAAAAGATGACACTGAAAAAGAAAAAGCAAGATTAGAAGTTACGTTAATAAATACAAGTGCTTTACTTTATTTAGCAGGGACTGTAAAAGATTTTGAAGAGGGTACAGAAATTGCAAGAGAAATAGTTAAAGAAGGCAAAGCATTGAAAAAATTAAAAGAATTTGTAAAATTTACCAACGAAATTTAA
- a CDS encoding tryptophan synthase, alpha chain (COGs: COG0159 Tryptophan synthase alpha chain~InterPro IPR011060: IPR018204: IPR002028: IPR013785~KEGG: mth:MTH1660 tryptophan synthase subunit alpha~PFAM: tryptophan synthase alpha chain~PRIAM: Tryptophan synthase~SPTR: P26920 Tryptophan synthase alpha chain~TIGRFAM: tryptophan synthase, alpha subunit~PFAM: Tryptophan synthase alpha chain~TIGRFAM: tryptophan synthase, alpha subunit): MRYEDYPEMFERLKKKNEGALMPFIVAGYPDLKTSIKIARTLVESGADALEIGFPFSDPIADGATIQNANVQALKNKMTVEKGFKLVSKIRKHVKVPIGLLLYYNLVYQKGIYNFYKKAKNCGVNGILIADLPPEEASDAVKAARKYKLHQIFLIAQTTSNKRLKMISKYSSGFHYLVSVMGVTGARKKIKKETIDLIKRVKSVSPLPVLVGFGISKPWHVREVINAGADGAIVGSALIDLIGKNIGNPELLNIISRWIKEMKNATRSAIHEKVP; this comes from the coding sequence ATGAGATATGAAGATTATCCTGAGATGTTTGAAAGGTTAAAGAAAAAAAATGAAGGCGCACTGATGCCATTTATAGTTGCTGGATACCCTGATTTAAAAACTTCAATCAAAATTGCAAGAACTTTGGTTGAAAGCGGTGCAGATGCATTAGAGATAGGTTTTCCATTTTCTGATCCTATAGCAGATGGTGCTACAATACAGAATGCAAATGTACAAGCTTTAAAGAATAAAATGACTGTAGAAAAAGGATTTAAGCTTGTATCAAAAATTCGTAAGCATGTTAAAGTTCCAATAGGTTTATTGTTATATTATAATTTAGTTTATCAAAAAGGAATTTATAATTTTTATAAAAAAGCTAAAAATTGTGGTGTAAATGGAATATTAATAGCTGATTTGCCACCAGAAGAAGCTTCAGATGCTGTAAAAGCTGCTAGAAAATATAAACTACATCAAATATTTCTAATAGCTCAAACGACTAGTAATAAAAGATTAAAGATGATTTCTAAATATTCTTCTGGCTTTCATTATTTAGTATCTGTTATGGGAGTCACAGGAGCTAGGAAAAAAATAAAGAAGGAAACTATAGATTTAATTAAGCGCGTGAAATCAGTTAGTCCTCTCCCTGTCTTAGTTGGTTTTGGAATTTCAAAACCTTGGCATGTAAGAGAAGTAATTAATGCTGGTGCAGATGGAGCAATTGTTGGAAGTGCTTTAATTGATTTAATAGGTAAGAATATAGGAAATCCTGAATTGTTAAATATAATATCAAGATGGATTAAAGAAATGAAAAACGCAACAAGGAGTGCCATCCATGAGAAAGTACCTTAA